A part of Synechococcus sp. KORDI-49 genomic DNA contains:
- the dnaN gene encoding DNA polymerase III subunit beta — protein sequence MKVVCSQSELNAALQLVSRAVATRPTHPVLANVLLTADAGSNRLSLTGFDLNLGIQTSLAASIDSSGAITLPARLLGEIVSRLSSDSPITLATDDAGEQVELTSLSGSYQMRGMPADDYPDLPMVESGQPLKLQASGLVQALKGTLFASSADEAKQLLTGVHLRFTQKSLEAAATDGHRLAVLEVDDALHDAAPSDDPESEGFAVTLPARSLREVERLMAGWRSEEPVSLFCDRGQVVFLAADQMVTSRTLEGTYPNYRQLIPDGFTRTISLDRRALIAALERIAVLADQHNNVVKFSTQPDDGVVQLSADAQDVGRGSESLPATLTGDAMQIAFNVRYLLDGLKALGTDQVVLHCNAPTTPAVLKPEGETESFTYLVMPVQIRS from the coding sequence ATGAAAGTGGTCTGTTCCCAGTCCGAGCTGAATGCCGCTCTTCAGCTGGTCAGCCGTGCGGTCGCCACGCGACCGACGCATCCGGTGCTGGCCAATGTGCTGCTGACAGCCGATGCCGGCAGCAATCGCCTCAGCCTCACAGGTTTTGATCTCAACCTCGGCATTCAGACCTCTCTGGCAGCGAGCATCGACAGCAGCGGCGCGATCACCCTTCCGGCCCGGCTTCTGGGAGAGATCGTCTCCCGCCTCTCAAGCGACAGTCCGATCACCCTGGCCACGGATGACGCCGGGGAACAGGTGGAACTCACCAGCCTGAGTGGCTCGTATCAGATGCGGGGAATGCCGGCAGACGACTATCCCGATCTGCCGATGGTCGAAAGCGGACAGCCGCTGAAACTGCAGGCATCCGGTCTGGTTCAGGCCCTCAAAGGCACCCTGTTCGCAAGCAGTGCCGATGAAGCCAAGCAGCTGCTGACAGGAGTCCATCTCCGATTCACCCAAAAGTCCCTCGAGGCGGCGGCAACCGATGGGCATCGGCTCGCCGTTCTGGAGGTGGACGATGCCCTTCATGATGCTGCTCCCTCTGATGACCCCGAGTCGGAAGGTTTCGCCGTCACTCTTCCCGCCCGCTCTCTGCGGGAGGTGGAGCGACTGATGGCAGGCTGGCGATCAGAGGAGCCGGTGAGTCTGTTCTGCGATCGCGGGCAGGTGGTGTTCCTGGCTGCTGATCAGATGGTCACCAGCCGCACGCTGGAAGGCACATATCCCAATTACCGGCAGCTGATTCCGGATGGATTCACGCGGACCATCAGTCTTGATCGCCGTGCTCTGATCGCCGCCCTGGAGCGGATCGCTGTTCTGGCGGATCAGCACAACAATGTCGTCAAATTCAGTACCCAACCTGATGATGGAGTGGTCCAGCTCAGTGCTGATGCTCAGGATGTGGGCAGGGGATCCGAGTCGCTTCCAGCCACGTTGACCGGTGATGCCATGCAGATCGCCTTCAACGTTCGCTATCTGCTGGATGGTCTCAAGGCTCTCGGCACTGATCAGGTGGTTCTTCACTGCAATGCACCGACAACTCCTGCGGTGCTCAAGCCGGAAGGTGAAACTGAGAGCTTCACCTATCTGGTGATGCCCGTTCAGATCCGTTCCTGA
- the purL gene encoding phosphoribosylformylglycinamidine synthase subunit PurL, with translation MVAAPDAPGYDIAEAVRAEGLKPRDWEEICKRLGRAPNRAELGMFGVMWSEHCCYRNSRSLLRGFPTDGPRILVGPGENAGVVDLGDGHRLAFKIESHNHPSAVEPFQGAATGVGGILRDIFTMGARPIALLNALRFGPLEDPANVGLMEGVVAGIAHYGNCVGVPTVGGEVAFDPSYAGNPLVNAMALGLMETGEIVKSGAAGIGNPVVYVGSTTGRDGMGGASFASAELSADSLDDRPAVQVGDPFLEKGLIEACLEAFASGDVVAAQDMGAAGLTCSCSEMAAKGGLGVELDLDRVPARESGMTPYEFLLSESQERMLFVVKSGCEERLMQRFHRWGLQAAVVGRVLDEPLVRVLHQGGVAAEVPAAALADDTPVEQHDLLEEAPADLQLLWQWQERDLPELNDPGSVLLALLDDPTIASKRWVYRQYDQQVLANTVVSSGAADAAVVRLRPQQGERSLQAVQRGVAATVDCPNRWVALDPERGAMAAVAEAARNLSCVGAEPLAVTDNLNFPSPETPVGYWQLAMACRGISEACRALETPVTGGNVSLYNETRGDDGSARPIHPTPVVGMVGLVEDIRRVVGLGWCEVGDSVVLLGVPPEEREDERVGLAGSSYQQLVNGTLAGRPPRVDLALERSVQTLLRQAIRQGLIASAHDSSDGGLAVAVAECCIASGLGVALDLSPFSGSVQRLLFGEGGARVVVSVKQASLEAWERLVLSSPACPVTPLGFVQQDARLHWRLADRDVLDHSVESLRRIHEDALPRRLGAAGRGAEL, from the coding sequence GTGGTCGCTGCTCCCGATGCCCCTGGATACGACATTGCTGAAGCGGTGCGGGCCGAGGGACTGAAGCCCAGAGACTGGGAGGAGATCTGCAAACGTCTGGGGCGAGCTCCGAACCGAGCCGAACTGGGCATGTTCGGCGTGATGTGGTCGGAGCACTGTTGCTATCGCAATTCCAGATCCCTGCTCCGCGGGTTTCCCACCGATGGACCGCGCATTCTCGTCGGGCCAGGTGAGAACGCTGGTGTGGTGGATCTCGGCGACGGGCATCGCCTTGCCTTCAAGATCGAAAGTCACAACCATCCCTCGGCTGTTGAACCCTTCCAGGGGGCGGCCACCGGTGTCGGCGGCATCCTGCGGGACATTTTCACGATGGGAGCCCGACCCATTGCCTTGCTTAATGCGCTGCGGTTCGGACCTCTGGAGGATCCCGCCAATGTCGGCCTGATGGAGGGTGTCGTCGCCGGGATCGCTCATTACGGCAATTGTGTCGGCGTTCCCACCGTCGGCGGCGAGGTTGCCTTTGATCCCTCCTATGCCGGCAATCCCCTGGTCAATGCGATGGCGCTCGGTCTGATGGAGACCGGTGAGATCGTGAAGTCCGGTGCGGCCGGCATCGGGAACCCCGTCGTCTACGTCGGCAGCACCACCGGTCGTGATGGCATGGGGGGGGCCAGCTTCGCCAGTGCGGAACTCAGTGCGGATTCCCTGGACGACCGTCCGGCGGTGCAGGTGGGGGATCCTTTCCTGGAGAAAGGTCTGATCGAGGCCTGTCTGGAGGCCTTCGCCAGCGGAGATGTGGTGGCTGCTCAGGACATGGGAGCGGCCGGCCTCACCTGCAGTTGCTCCGAAATGGCTGCCAAGGGTGGTCTTGGTGTGGAACTGGACCTTGATCGTGTGCCGGCCCGGGAGAGCGGCATGACGCCGTACGAGTTCCTGTTGTCGGAATCGCAGGAGCGGATGTTGTTCGTGGTCAAGAGCGGTTGCGAGGAACGGCTGATGCAGCGTTTTCATCGCTGGGGCCTTCAGGCTGCCGTGGTCGGACGGGTGCTGGATGAGCCACTGGTGCGGGTTCTGCATCAGGGCGGTGTGGCTGCGGAGGTGCCTGCAGCTGCCCTGGCGGATGACACACCGGTTGAACAGCACGATCTGCTGGAGGAGGCTCCTGCGGATCTGCAGCTGCTCTGGCAGTGGCAGGAACGGGATCTTCCAGAGCTGAACGATCCGGGCTCCGTTCTGCTGGCTCTCCTCGATGACCCCACGATCGCCAGCAAGCGCTGGGTCTATCGCCAGTACGACCAGCAGGTGCTCGCCAACACCGTGGTGTCGTCCGGTGCGGCGGATGCCGCGGTGGTGCGTCTGCGGCCTCAGCAGGGAGAGCGATCCCTTCAGGCTGTTCAGCGAGGCGTCGCGGCCACCGTCGATTGCCCCAACCGCTGGGTCGCGCTTGATCCTGAGCGGGGTGCGATGGCCGCCGTCGCCGAAGCGGCGCGCAATCTCAGTTGTGTCGGTGCCGAACCGCTGGCGGTCACCGACAACCTGAATTTCCCATCTCCTGAAACACCTGTTGGCTACTGGCAGTTGGCCATGGCCTGCCGCGGGATCTCAGAGGCCTGCCGGGCATTGGAAACGCCCGTTACGGGGGGGAATGTCTCCCTCTACAACGAAACCCGGGGGGATGACGGGTCGGCACGGCCGATCCATCCCACGCCTGTGGTGGGCATGGTCGGGCTGGTTGAGGACATCCGTCGGGTGGTGGGTCTCGGTTGGTGTGAAGTCGGGGACTCCGTTGTTCTTCTGGGGGTTCCACCGGAGGAGCGTGAGGATGAACGGGTCGGCCTGGCTGGCAGCAGTTATCAGCAGCTCGTCAACGGCACCCTGGCCGGACGTCCGCCACGGGTTGATCTCGCGTTGGAGCGGTCTGTTCAGACTCTGTTGCGACAGGCGATCCGTCAGGGTCTGATCGCGTCAGCGCATGACAGCAGTGATGGTGGTCTGGCCGTGGCGGTGGCGGAGTGCTGCATCGCTTCGGGGCTTGGTGTTGCCCTGGATCTCTCGCCGTTCAGCGGTTCAGTGCAGCGGCTGCTGTTCGGTGAAGGCGGTGCGCGTGTAGTGGTGTCCGTCAAACAGGCCTCTCTCGAGGCCTGGGAGCGTCTGGTTCTCTCGTCGCCGGCCTGTCCGGTCACCCCTCTGGGTTTTGTTCAGCAGGATGCTCGCCTGCACTGGCGTCTCGCGGATCGGGATGTCCTGGATCATTCGGTCGAGAGCCTGCGCCGAATCCATGAGGATGCGTTGCCTCGTCGTTTGGGGGCGGCAGGGCGTGGGGCAGAATTGTGA
- the purF gene encoding amidophosphoribosyltransferase — MRCLVVWGRQGVGQNCEGFLKSRRPVQQLVGERPDRMEEACGVFAVLAVEQPVANLAYFGLYALQHRGQESAGIAVFNQDKVRLHKDMGLVSQVFDQEVLARMPGDLAIGHNRYSTTGSSRVCNAQPVVLMTRLGAFALAHNGNLVNAAELRQAVDDGQAEFTSTTDSELIAFAVQQAVDRGLDWPEAIRSALKLCQGAFSLVIGTSQGLFAIRDGYGIRPLVFGHLGEPESGHWVVSSETCGLEIIGARYVDDVQPGELVRFRAGDIVPERQSWSVEPNRLCVFEMIYFARPDSQFFGESLYSYRQRIGRTLARESCVDADLVIGVPDSGIPAAIGFSQESGIPYGDGLIKNRYVGRTFIQPTQAMREAGIRVKLNPLPDVLSGKRVVVIDDSIVRGTTSRKLVTALRDAGATEVHMRISSPPVTHPCFYGIDTDTQDQLIAARLTLEEIQEHLKVDSLAYLSKEGMVEAAQAESGNFCTACFDGDYPIPMDEQLLNSKLMLEPAGIAGR; from the coding sequence ATGCGTTGCCTCGTCGTTTGGGGGCGGCAGGGCGTGGGGCAGAATTGTGAAGGATTTCTGAAGTCGAGGCGCCCTGTGCAGCAGCTCGTGGGGGAGCGTCCCGATCGGATGGAGGAGGCCTGCGGAGTCTTTGCCGTTCTCGCGGTGGAGCAGCCTGTGGCCAACCTGGCCTACTTCGGCCTCTATGCGCTTCAGCATCGAGGCCAGGAGTCGGCTGGCATTGCCGTGTTCAATCAGGACAAGGTCCGTCTGCATAAAGACATGGGCCTGGTCAGCCAGGTGTTTGACCAGGAGGTGCTTGCCCGGATGCCAGGGGATCTGGCGATCGGTCATAACCGTTATTCGACCACCGGCAGCAGTCGGGTCTGCAATGCGCAGCCGGTGGTGCTGATGACCCGCCTGGGGGCGTTCGCCCTTGCCCACAACGGCAACCTGGTCAATGCGGCGGAGCTTCGGCAGGCGGTCGATGACGGACAGGCCGAGTTCACATCCACCACCGATTCGGAACTGATCGCATTCGCCGTTCAGCAGGCGGTTGATCGCGGTCTCGACTGGCCCGAAGCCATCCGTTCAGCGCTCAAGCTCTGCCAGGGAGCTTTCAGCCTGGTGATCGGCACCTCGCAGGGGCTGTTCGCCATCCGCGACGGGTACGGCATTCGTCCGCTTGTCTTCGGTCATCTCGGCGAGCCTGAGTCCGGGCACTGGGTGGTGAGCAGTGAGACCTGTGGGCTTGAGATCATCGGAGCCCGCTACGTCGATGATGTTCAACCCGGCGAACTGGTGCGCTTTCGTGCTGGAGACATCGTTCCGGAACGCCAGAGCTGGAGTGTTGAGCCGAATCGGCTCTGCGTGTTCGAAATGATCTATTTCGCTCGTCCGGACAGCCAGTTCTTCGGAGAATCGCTTTACAGCTATCGCCAGCGCATCGGCCGCACTCTGGCGCGCGAATCCTGCGTTGATGCCGATCTGGTGATCGGTGTTCCGGATTCGGGTATTCCCGCAGCCATCGGGTTCTCACAGGAGAGCGGCATTCCCTACGGGGATGGGCTGATCAAGAACCGTTATGTCGGTCGCACCTTCATTCAGCCGACCCAGGCGATGCGGGAGGCCGGCATCCGGGTCAAGCTCAATCCATTGCCGGATGTGCTGTCCGGCAAGCGGGTGGTCGTCATCGATGACTCCATCGTTCGAGGCACCACCAGTCGCAAACTGGTGACTGCCCTGAGGGACGCCGGTGCCACGGAGGTGCACATGCGCATCAGTTCCCCGCCCGTGACCCATCCTTGCTTCTACGGCATCGACACCGACACGCAGGATCAGCTGATCGCTGCCAGGCTCACTCTCGAGGAGATTCAGGAACACCTCAAGGTCGATTCACTCGCTTATCTCAGCAAGGAAGGAATGGTGGAGGCGGCTCAGGCTGAATCAGGCAATTTCTGCACAGCCTGTTTCGATGGCGATTATCCAATTCCGATGGATGAACAGCTTCTCAACAGCAAACTGATGCTGGAGCCCGCTGGAATCGCCGGTCGCTGA
- a CDS encoding DNA topoisomerase (ATP-hydrolyzing) subunit A, whose amino-acid sequence MAEERVQPIALHQEMQRSYLEYAMSVIVGRALPDARDGLKPVQRRILYAMQELGLTPDRPYRKCARVVGDVLGKYHPHGDQAVYDALVRLVQTFASRHPLLDGHGNFGSVDDDPAAAMRYTETRLAPIAHQALLEEIGDDTVDFAPNFDGSQQEPTVLPAQLPFLLLNGCSGIAVGMATSIPPHNLGEVVDGLIALIRQPDFSDDKLLQLIPGPDFPTGGEVLLSAGLRDTYLHGRGSIPMRGIAHIEEVHPGKGRHKRNAVVVTELPYQLSKAGWIEKLAESVNDGKIGGIADIRDESDREGMRVVVELRRDADPQNVLSDLQRRTALQSNFGAILLALVDGQPQQLSLRQLLQTFLDYRELTLIRRTSHALRKTEDRLEVVEGLITALNSLQAVITMIQEAADAASARASLMVRLDLNERQADAVLAMPLRRLTGLEQDSLRKELDDLRSERDRLKLLLENRDQLLDTMVAELKTLKKRFATPRRTRLVEGGDALMAERAASQRPNTELLRQQALAALPGDARLLIQADGQVKVVSPQVLGRMHLSEPCPLGDEPSPARLILPIEPPPRLLGISSSGRVASLRWEFAGQQPGSLERFLPTGLEGDPLVSIAELPDGDGSDLSLGLLSSDGRFKRLPMSEVLDLSGRATSVVKLKEGVELASALICREHSDLVLVSDLGRILRLPVNETTLPLMGRLAQGPMTMRLLPGEQLVGALCINVAEQDPTLFMVSGKGRMTRLDITPLRRCQRGDLGCMGVNLGSDDDRIRGISNGDALIGLISDRSRHGRLETGETTLSSLGGDFTDQIDLRSGEALSSVVPLTRR is encoded by the coding sequence ATGGCTGAGGAGCGCGTTCAACCGATCGCCCTGCATCAGGAGATGCAGCGCTCCTACCTCGAATACGCCATGAGCGTGATCGTGGGCCGGGCTCTCCCTGATGCCCGCGACGGCCTGAAGCCGGTGCAGCGGCGCATCCTCTATGCGATGCAGGAGCTCGGCCTCACTCCGGACCGGCCCTACCGGAAATGTGCCCGTGTCGTCGGAGACGTGCTCGGCAAGTACCACCCCCATGGCGACCAGGCCGTCTACGACGCCCTCGTTCGTCTGGTGCAGACCTTTGCGAGCCGCCATCCACTGCTGGATGGTCATGGGAACTTCGGATCGGTGGACGACGACCCAGCGGCCGCCATGCGGTACACCGAAACACGCCTGGCACCGATCGCTCACCAGGCCCTGCTCGAGGAGATCGGCGATGACACCGTCGACTTCGCTCCCAATTTCGACGGTTCCCAGCAGGAGCCCACCGTGCTGCCGGCGCAGCTCCCCTTCCTGCTGCTGAACGGCTGCTCCGGAATCGCGGTGGGGATGGCCACCAGCATTCCGCCCCACAACCTGGGGGAGGTCGTGGATGGTCTGATTGCCCTGATCCGCCAACCCGATTTCAGCGACGACAAACTGCTGCAACTGATTCCAGGCCCTGATTTCCCCACCGGTGGTGAGGTGCTGCTCAGCGCGGGGCTACGGGACACCTATCTGCACGGCCGAGGCAGCATCCCGATGCGGGGAATCGCCCATATCGAGGAGGTGCATCCAGGCAAGGGACGCCACAAACGCAATGCCGTGGTGGTGACCGAACTTCCCTATCAGCTCAGCAAGGCGGGCTGGATCGAGAAGCTGGCGGAATCGGTGAATGACGGAAAGATCGGTGGGATCGCGGACATCCGTGATGAAAGCGACCGCGAGGGAATGCGGGTGGTCGTGGAACTGCGCCGGGATGCCGACCCTCAGAACGTGTTGAGCGATCTGCAACGTCGCACCGCTCTCCAGAGCAACTTCGGAGCCATCCTTCTGGCGCTTGTGGATGGTCAGCCCCAGCAGCTTTCCCTGAGACAACTGCTCCAGACCTTCCTGGATTACAGGGAGCTGACGCTGATCCGAAGAACCAGCCATGCCCTGAGAAAAACCGAAGACCGCCTGGAGGTGGTTGAAGGACTGATCACAGCGCTGAACAGTCTTCAGGCTGTGATCACCATGATTCAGGAAGCAGCGGATGCCGCCTCGGCCAGAGCGAGTCTGATGGTGCGCCTCGATCTGAACGAACGTCAGGCGGACGCGGTGCTGGCCATGCCGTTACGACGTCTCACAGGTCTGGAGCAGGACAGCCTGCGCAAGGAGCTCGACGATCTGCGGAGCGAACGGGATCGTCTGAAGCTGCTGTTGGAGAACCGCGATCAGTTGCTCGACACCATGGTCGCGGAACTGAAAACACTGAAAAAGCGCTTCGCCACCCCTCGCCGAACCCGTCTTGTGGAGGGAGGTGATGCCCTGATGGCGGAACGAGCCGCCAGTCAGCGCCCGAACACCGAACTGCTGCGGCAACAGGCTCTGGCGGCCTTGCCTGGAGATGCGCGGTTGCTGATCCAGGCCGATGGTCAGGTGAAGGTTGTTTCGCCTCAGGTGCTGGGCCGCATGCACCTCAGCGAGCCCTGTCCTCTCGGGGATGAACCCTCACCGGCCAGGCTGATCCTGCCGATCGAACCTCCTCCACGCCTGCTGGGGATCAGCAGCAGTGGACGGGTCGCATCGCTGCGGTGGGAATTCGCCGGACAGCAACCCGGTTCCCTGGAGCGGTTTCTGCCCACAGGACTGGAAGGTGACCCACTGGTGTCCATCGCTGAACTGCCCGACGGCGATGGATCCGATCTCAGTCTTGGTCTGCTCAGCAGCGACGGGCGTTTCAAGCGCCTGCCGATGAGTGAAGTGCTGGATCTCTCCGGACGCGCCACCAGCGTGGTGAAGCTGAAGGAAGGCGTCGAGCTGGCATCCGCACTGATCTGCCGGGAACACAGCGATCTTGTGCTGGTGTCGGATCTGGGAAGGATTCTGCGACTTCCGGTGAATGAAACAACACTGCCGTTGATGGGTCGTCTGGCCCAAGGTCCGATGACGATGCGCCTGCTGCCGGGAGAACAGCTCGTCGGAGCTCTCTGCATCAACGTGGCGGAACAGGACCCGACTCTGTTCATGGTCAGCGGCAAGGGACGCATGACCCGCCTCGACATCACTCCGCTGCGCCGTTGTCAGCGTGGAGACCTCGGCTGCATGGGAGTGAACCTTGGATCGGATGACGACAGGATCAGGGGCATCAGCAACGGTGACGCCCTGATCGGACTCATCTCGGACCGGAGCCGTCATGGTCGACTGGAGACCGGTGAAACCACCCTCAGCTCGCTTGGAGGTGACTTCACCGATCAAATCGATCTACGCAGCGGCGAAGCCCTCAGCTCGGTCGTCCCTCTGACGCGCCGCTGA
- a CDS encoding tetratricopeptide repeat protein: MGSSRTPISRGLQAALVLAGTLTLALPARAMVPYVYLPTSEELTGSAMGIGRTAAQLLQFDQPREAAKLAALAVRLNPQDERLWSVLAEAQLRNEQLDQASFSLARAKDLNPEKAGLWFAEAAIALRAERPEEAIPLIDRGLALDPDNHAAYFDLGNARIMQDELPMALKSFEKATALKKDFWEALNNQALVLYEMGNRDEAIRRWRRVLKIEVNAEPMLALAAALYQQGKSTSSEILTLAQDALASDPNYVLAPHQEEQLWGYRIRQATAKLLAEPELAASVERAQANATWKKRR; this comes from the coding sequence ATGGGATCCAGCCGAACGCCCATCAGCAGAGGTCTGCAAGCAGCGCTCGTCCTGGCAGGAACTCTGACTCTGGCTCTGCCGGCAAGGGCCATGGTTCCCTACGTCTACCTCCCGACATCCGAGGAACTGACGGGATCTGCCATGGGGATCGGGCGCACGGCCGCTCAGCTTCTGCAGTTCGATCAACCCCGTGAGGCCGCGAAACTTGCCGCGCTGGCGGTTCGCCTCAATCCGCAGGACGAAAGGCTCTGGTCCGTGCTGGCTGAAGCCCAGCTGCGCAACGAACAACTCGATCAGGCCAGTTTCTCACTGGCTCGCGCCAAGGATCTCAATCCAGAGAAGGCGGGTCTCTGGTTTGCGGAAGCCGCGATCGCCCTGCGGGCTGAACGTCCGGAAGAGGCGATCCCACTGATTGACAGGGGCCTTGCACTCGACCCCGACAACCACGCGGCCTACTTCGATCTCGGGAATGCCCGGATCATGCAAGACGAACTGCCGATGGCGCTGAAGTCATTTGAGAAAGCCACCGCGCTCAAGAAGGATTTCTGGGAAGCCCTGAACAATCAGGCTCTGGTGCTTTACGAGATGGGCAACCGGGATGAAGCGATCCGCCGCTGGCGTCGGGTGCTGAAGATTGAAGTCAACGCGGAACCGATGCTGGCTCTCGCTGCCGCTCTGTATCAACAGGGAAAGAGCACCAGCAGCGAAATCCTGACCTTGGCGCAGGACGCCCTGGCCAGCGATCCGAATTACGTTCTCGCACCGCATCAGGAGGAACAGCTGTGGGGCTATCGGATCCGTCAGGCAACAGCCAAATTGCTGGCTGAACCGGAATTGGCCGCCAGTGTGGAGCGGGCACAAGCCAACGCCACATGGAAGAAACGCCGCTGA
- the queG gene encoding tRNA epoxyqueuosine(34) reductase QueG, whose amino-acid sequence MSVVNSDPQIGLSVALKQRAREEGFEPVGIARLPGSPRLQMRTAALERWLECGDHADMGWMASPRRRDPNVLLPGLASLLAVGLNYHVETVPKPGRLRVARYAWGRDYHRVVDQRLRRVGRWLSEQRPDCRWRVCVDSAPLLDKAWAEEAGLGWIGKHSNVISAQEGSWMVLGHLLTTEELTPDEPARSLCGRCTACLDACPTDAIREPFVVDSGLCLAYHTIENRSARLPESISEALGPWVAGCDICQEVCPWNHRSLPSTRDPELQPKPWLMDLTRDQVLSWDDDHWDEQLRGSALRRIKPWMWRRNAAAARMSEPPTI is encoded by the coding sequence ATGTCCGTCGTGAACAGCGATCCTCAGATTGGCCTCAGCGTTGCCCTGAAGCAGCGGGCGCGAGAGGAGGGCTTCGAGCCTGTCGGCATCGCCCGTCTCCCAGGGAGTCCGAGACTGCAGATGCGGACAGCGGCTCTGGAGCGGTGGCTCGAATGCGGTGATCATGCGGACATGGGCTGGATGGCCTCACCGCGCCGCCGCGATCCGAACGTGCTCCTGCCCGGATTGGCCAGTCTTTTGGCCGTTGGACTGAACTATCACGTCGAGACAGTGCCGAAACCAGGACGACTGCGCGTTGCGCGGTATGCCTGGGGACGGGACTACCACCGGGTGGTGGATCAGCGGCTCAGACGCGTGGGCCGCTGGCTGTCAGAGCAGCGTCCGGATTGCCGATGGCGCGTGTGCGTCGATTCGGCCCCACTCCTGGACAAGGCCTGGGCTGAGGAGGCTGGTCTGGGCTGGATCGGAAAGCACAGCAACGTAATCAGCGCCCAGGAGGGGTCCTGGATGGTTCTGGGACATCTTCTGACCACCGAAGAGCTGACACCGGATGAACCCGCCCGCTCCCTCTGCGGACGCTGCACCGCTTGTCTGGACGCCTGCCCGACGGACGCGATTCGCGAACCCTTCGTTGTCGACTCAGGGCTTTGTCTGGCGTATCACACCATTGAAAACAGGTCCGCTCGTCTTCCTGAATCGATCAGCGAAGCGCTTGGCCCCTGGGTCGCCGGCTGCGACATCTGCCAGGAGGTGTGCCCCTGGAACCACCGATCACTCCCAAGCACCAGAGATCCTGAACTGCAGCCGAAACCCTGGCTGATGGATCTGACCCGGGACCAGGTGTTGAGCTGGGATGACGATCACTGGGACGAGCAGCTGAGAGGGTCGGCTCTGCGGCGGATCAAACCGTGGATGTGGAGGAGAAATGCGGCAGCTGCACGCATGAGTGAGCCCCCTACGATTTAA
- a CDS encoding HpsJ family protein: MTEFEMGGPSNGRLTPLLRWLGLTMVVILVLQMVALLVGVDWSDETTKPQIVGPLVALSPLGLMGLLIALIGSRVDVPERRLTPLRLVVCAISSLLALAMIVAVPFSLGADAADGPAAERLEQGRQAVKDARSFRENPKEVEQLGEQLAQAGQLASDASAEDKKRAAETMIDTQIAQMDDQIEKLESQQSRSGRQRAIGGTASAVVLAISFTLLALAAVL, translated from the coding sequence GTGACTGAGTTCGAGATGGGAGGCCCCTCCAACGGCCGGCTGACGCCTCTGCTCCGCTGGCTCGGCCTCACCATGGTCGTCATCCTCGTTCTGCAGATGGTGGCTCTTCTGGTCGGTGTGGACTGGTCGGACGAGACAACCAAACCGCAGATCGTCGGACCGTTGGTGGCTTTGTCTCCGCTGGGACTGATGGGGTTGCTGATCGCTCTGATCGGTTCGCGTGTCGACGTTCCAGAACGTCGACTCACACCGCTGCGTCTCGTGGTCTGTGCGATCTCCTCGCTTCTGGCCCTGGCGATGATCGTGGCTGTTCCTTTCTCCCTGGGAGCTGACGCTGCCGATGGTCCGGCTGCCGAACGTCTTGAGCAGGGACGGCAGGCCGTCAAGGATGCCCGCAGCTTCCGCGAGAACCCCAAGGAGGTGGAACAGCTCGGTGAACAGCTCGCTCAGGCCGGTCAGCTGGCGTCCGACGCATCGGCGGAGGACAAGAAGCGTGCGGCCGAAACGATGATCGACACACAGATCGCACAGATGGATGACCAGATCGAGAAGCTGGAGAGTCAGCAGAGCCGTTCGGGTCGCCAGCGTGCCATCGGTGGCACGGCCAGTGCCGTCGTACTGGCGATCTCATTCACGCTGCTTGCCCTGGCCGCTGTGCTCTGA
- a CDS encoding DUF502 domain-containing protein: MVQSNPRPDQPLTARLQQDLKNDLIAGLLVVIPLATTIWLSTIVSRFVLAFLTSIPKQFNPFITLNPLLQDLINLALGLTVPLMGILLIGLMARNIVGRWLLEFGEGTLTRIPLAGSVYKTLKQLLETVLRDNSTRFRRVVLVEYPREGLFSVGFVTGQVGPSLQSDLEQPLLSVFIPTAPNPTTGWYTLVPEGSVRELDISVEEAFRTIISAGIVNPDERETQANRSFSSLIAQLRSSVSPTA, encoded by the coding sequence TTGGTCCAGTCCAACCCCAGACCTGATCAGCCGCTGACCGCCAGGCTTCAGCAGGATCTGAAGAACGATCTGATCGCCGGACTTCTGGTGGTCATCCCTCTTGCCACGACCATCTGGCTCTCGACGATCGTCAGCCGCTTCGTGCTGGCCTTCCTGACATCGATCCCGAAGCAGTTCAACCCGTTCATCACCCTCAACCCTCTGCTCCAGGATCTGATCAACCTGGCGCTGGGACTCACCGTCCCCCTGATGGGGATCCTGCTCATCGGACTGATGGCCAGGAACATCGTCGGCCGATGGCTGCTCGAGTTCGGCGAGGGCACGCTCACCAGAATCCCTCTTGCCGGGTCGGTCTACAAAACACTCAAGCAACTGCTCGAGACCGTTCTGCGCGACAACTCAACCCGATTCCGTCGCGTTGTCCTTGTCGAATACCCCCGTGAAGGACTGTTCAGCGTCGGCTTCGTCACCGGTCAGGTCGGTCCGTCTCTGCAATCGGACCTCGAACAGCCGCTGCTGAGCGTCTTCATTCCAACGGCGCCGAATCCGACCACCGGCTGGTACACCCTTGTGCCTGAAGGTTCGGTGCGTGAGCTTGATATTTCTGTGGAGGAGGCCTTCCGCACGATCATTTCGGCTGGCATCGTCAATCCCGATGAGCGCGAAACCCAGGCAAACCGCAGTTTTTCCAGCCTGATCGCCCAGCTTCGTTCCTCCGTTTCACCCACCGCCTGA